From one Conyzicola nivalis genomic stretch:
- a CDS encoding L-ribulose-5-phosphate 4-epimerase, with protein sequence MTAFSPEIQVAIARTRDDVARLHEELVRYELVVWTGGNVSGRVPGADLFVIKPSGVSYDDLSPENQILCDLDGNVIPSTPGSDRSPSSDTAAHAYIYRNMPEVGGVVHTHSTYATAWAARGEAVPCVITAMADEFGGEIPVGPFAIIGDDSIGRGVVETLAGHRSRAVLMQNHGVFTIGKNAKDAVKAAVMAEDVAKTVHISRQLGAPLPIAQSAIDSLFDRYQNVYGQEPTGALK encoded by the coding sequence ATGACCGCCTTCTCTCCCGAAATCCAGGTCGCGATCGCGCGCACCCGCGACGACGTGGCCCGACTGCACGAGGAACTCGTGCGTTACGAACTCGTGGTCTGGACGGGCGGCAACGTCTCCGGCCGCGTTCCCGGCGCCGACCTGTTCGTGATCAAGCCGTCGGGCGTCTCCTACGACGACCTCAGCCCCGAGAACCAGATCCTGTGCGACCTCGACGGCAACGTCATCCCCAGCACGCCCGGCTCCGACCGCAGCCCATCGAGCGACACCGCCGCGCACGCCTACATCTACCGCAACATGCCCGAGGTCGGCGGAGTCGTGCACACGCACTCCACCTACGCCACCGCCTGGGCCGCCCGCGGCGAGGCCGTCCCGTGCGTCATCACCGCCATGGCCGACGAGTTCGGCGGCGAGATCCCGGTCGGCCCGTTCGCGATCATCGGCGATGACTCGATCGGCCGCGGCGTGGTCGAGACCCTCGCCGGACACCGCTCGCGCGCCGTGCTCATGCAGAACCACGGCGTGTTCACGATCGGCAAGAACGCGAAAGACGCGGTCAAGGCGGCCGTCATGGCCGAGGACGTGGCCAAGACCGTGCACATCTCGCGCCAGCTCGGCGCCCCGCTGCCCATCGCCCAGTCGGCCATCGATTCGCTGTTCGACCGCTACCAGAACGTCTACGGCCAAGAACCCACAGGAGCACTCAAGTGA
- a CDS encoding xylulokinase: MQSTVGVGPGTLSQAAAAITAGRTSLGIELGSTRIKICLIGDDAAVLAVGSHEWENAFVDRVWTYSLDDAWSGIRAAYADLVSDAEARYGVRPDGFGAVGVSAMMHGYLAFDHAGEQLVPFRTWRNTTTGVAAAELTELFGLNIPLRWSIAHLHQAVIDDEPHVADLDFVTTLAGYVHWRLTGRKVLGVGDASGMFPIDAATKTYEAALLEKYEARVPALDLAALLPEVLVAGQNAGVLTAEGAALLDPTGTLRAGAVLAPPEGDAGTGMVATNSVAPRTGNVSAGTSIFAMVVLERPLTSVHHELDLVTTPAGDPVAMVHCNNGASELAAWAGLFGSFAAAAGSPLDSDAVFDVLFRAALDGEADAGGLLAYNHLAGEPIAGLDEGRPLVVRTPDSRLTLPNFMRAQLYGVFGTLALGMRVLEGERVGLDQMFAHGGMFRTAGVAQRFLAGALDAPVAVAHTASEGGAWGMAVLAAFAASESSETLDAYLRDRVFAGAVFETVAPDATDVAGFATYLDDYRAGLAVERAAVAALTPTGTTK; the protein is encoded by the coding sequence GTGCAGTCCACCGTCGGCGTCGGTCCCGGAACGCTCTCGCAAGCCGCCGCAGCCATCACGGCCGGCCGCACCTCTCTCGGCATCGAGCTCGGCTCGACCCGCATCAAGATCTGCCTGATCGGCGACGACGCGGCGGTTCTCGCCGTGGGCAGCCACGAGTGGGAGAATGCGTTCGTCGACCGCGTCTGGACCTACTCCCTCGACGACGCCTGGTCGGGCATCCGCGCCGCCTACGCCGACCTGGTCTCCGACGCCGAGGCGCGCTACGGCGTGCGCCCCGACGGCTTCGGCGCCGTGGGCGTCTCGGCGATGATGCACGGCTACCTCGCCTTCGACCACGCCGGCGAGCAGCTCGTGCCGTTCCGCACCTGGCGCAACACGACCACGGGCGTCGCGGCCGCCGAGCTCACCGAGCTGTTCGGCCTGAACATCCCCCTGCGCTGGTCGATCGCCCACCTGCACCAGGCGGTCATCGACGACGAGCCCCACGTCGCCGATCTCGACTTCGTCACGACCCTCGCCGGGTACGTGCACTGGCGTCTCACCGGCCGCAAGGTGCTCGGTGTCGGCGACGCGTCCGGCATGTTCCCGATCGACGCGGCCACAAAAACCTACGAAGCCGCACTGCTCGAGAAGTACGAGGCGCGCGTGCCCGCGCTCGACCTCGCCGCCCTGCTGCCCGAGGTGCTCGTCGCCGGCCAGAACGCCGGCGTGCTCACCGCCGAGGGTGCCGCACTGCTCGACCCGACCGGCACCCTGCGAGCCGGCGCGGTGCTGGCGCCGCCCGAGGGCGACGCCGGAACCGGCATGGTCGCCACGAACTCCGTCGCCCCGCGCACCGGCAACGTCAGCGCCGGAACGAGCATCTTCGCGATGGTCGTGCTCGAGCGCCCGCTCACGAGCGTGCACCACGAACTCGACCTCGTCACCACCCCGGCCGGCGACCCGGTCGCGATGGTGCACTGCAACAACGGTGCCAGCGAGCTCGCCGCCTGGGCCGGGCTGTTCGGCAGCTTCGCGGCGGCAGCCGGCAGCCCGCTCGACTCCGACGCGGTGTTCGACGTGCTCTTCCGCGCGGCACTCGACGGCGAGGCAGACGCGGGCGGACTGCTCGCCTACAACCACCTCGCCGGCGAGCCGATCGCGGGCCTCGACGAGGGCCGCCCGCTCGTCGTGCGCACGCCCGACAGCCGCCTCACCCTCCCCAACTTCATGCGGGCGCAGCTCTACGGCGTGTTCGGCACCCTCGCCCTCGGCATGCGCGTGCTGGAGGGCGAGCGCGTCGGGCTCGACCAGATGTTCGCCCACGGGGGCATGTTCCGCACCGCCGGTGTCGCCCAGCGCTTCCTCGCCGGCGCGCTCGACGCACCGGTCGCCGTGGCCCACACCGCCTCGGAGGGCGGCGCGTGGGGCATGGCCGTGCTCGCGGCGTTTGCCGCGTCCGAGTCATCCGAGACCCTCGACGCCTACCTGCGCGACCGCGTCTTCGCCGGTGCGGTCTTTGAGACCGTAGCCCCGGATGCCACGGACGTCGCGGGCTTCGCCACCTACCTCGACGACTACCGCGCCGGCCTCGCCGTCGAGCGCGCCGCGGTCGCCGCCCTCACGCCGACAGGAACGACGAAATGA
- a CDS encoding LacI family DNA-binding transcriptional regulator: MEPEKVRAPNIRDVAALAGVSYQTVSRVLNDSPSIKASTRQRVLDVISEIGYRPNQAARALVTSRTRTIGVLSSQTAHYGPTTSVNAIEIAAREAGYRLSITSVSSGDYSSIKSAIDYLLSQAVEALVVIAPQARVFDALSDLSINVPYVTLESTGRNLGHSLSVDQVAGARLATRHLIELGHTEITHISGPQDWIEADARMQGFLEEINEAELRTRAPILGDWSAHFGYYAGLELLRFRDFTAVFAGNDQMALGFMHACRESGLDVPGDISVVGFDDIPEAAHFSPPLTTVRQNFAEIGRRAVALLLSELSGGTGQDHDQIAPELVVRSSTAAPRR, translated from the coding sequence ATGGAGCCGGAGAAGGTTCGCGCGCCCAACATCCGCGATGTCGCCGCTCTCGCCGGAGTCTCCTACCAGACCGTCTCCCGCGTTCTCAACGACAGCCCGAGCATCAAGGCGTCGACGAGGCAACGGGTGCTCGACGTCATCTCCGAGATCGGCTACCGGCCCAACCAGGCCGCCCGCGCCCTCGTCACCAGCCGCACCCGCACCATCGGCGTGCTGTCGTCGCAGACCGCCCACTACGGGCCGACGACCAGTGTCAACGCGATCGAGATCGCGGCGCGTGAGGCCGGGTACCGACTCAGTATCACCAGCGTGTCATCCGGCGACTACTCCTCGATCAAGTCGGCCATCGACTACCTGCTCAGCCAAGCGGTCGAGGCGCTCGTCGTCATCGCGCCCCAGGCGCGCGTGTTCGACGCGCTCAGCGACCTGTCGATCAACGTGCCCTACGTCACGCTCGAGTCGACCGGACGCAACCTCGGGCACAGCCTCTCGGTCGACCAGGTGGCGGGCGCGCGGCTGGCCACCCGGCACCTGATCGAGCTGGGGCACACCGAGATCACGCATATCTCGGGCCCGCAGGACTGGATCGAGGCGGATGCCCGGATGCAGGGTTTCCTCGAGGAGATCAACGAGGCCGAGCTGCGCACCCGGGCACCGATCCTCGGCGACTGGAGCGCCCACTTCGGATATTACGCCGGGCTCGAGTTGCTGCGTTTCCGCGATTTCACCGCGGTGTTCGCGGGCAACGACCAGATGGCGCTGGGGTTCATGCACGCCTGCCGCGAGTCGGGGCTCGACGTTCCCGGCGACATCAGCGTGGTCGGCTTCGACGACATCCCCGAGGCCGCGCACTTCTCACCGCCGCTCACCACCGTGCGCCAGAACTTCGCCGAGATCGGCCGTCGCGCCGTCGCCCTCTTGCTCTCGGAGCTCAGCGGGGGAACCGGCCAGGACCACGACCAGATCGCGCCCGAACTCGTCGTGCGCTCGTCGACGGCCGCGCCGCGCCGCTAG
- a CDS encoding substrate-binding domain-containing protein has product MKKILLATGAFVAVAALGLTGCSSDSGRGGDAGTEAGSGFEANSLIGVALPDKTSENWVLAGGLFEDGLAEAGFEADVQYAGASNAVADQQQQISTMVTNGAKVIIIGAKDGAQLGTQVQEARDAGAIVVAYDRLILNSDAVDYYVAFDNFKVGQLQGQALLDGLAAKFPDKDTYNIELFSGSSDDANAPVFFEGAMDVLQPKIDDGTLKVVSGQVDIAQTATDGWKPENAQRRMDTLMQGTYQSETVDGVLSPNDTLARAIITSVQDAGQADLPIVTGQDSEAASIPLIMSGEQYSTIYKDTRALVQTAIEMAQALQAGDEPDTTDETNNGNVDVATLYLEPVIVTKENAAEAYADNEELLALVNG; this is encoded by the coding sequence ATGAAGAAGATCCTTCTTGCTACCGGCGCGTTCGTCGCCGTAGCGGCACTCGGCCTCACCGGCTGCTCGAGCGACAGCGGCCGAGGCGGCGACGCGGGCACCGAGGCCGGCAGCGGCTTCGAGGCCAACTCGCTCATCGGCGTGGCCCTTCCCGACAAGACCAGTGAGAACTGGGTTCTCGCCGGCGGCCTGTTCGAGGACGGTCTCGCAGAGGCCGGCTTCGAAGCCGACGTGCAGTACGCGGGTGCCAGCAACGCTGTCGCCGACCAGCAGCAGCAGATCTCGACCATGGTCACCAACGGCGCCAAGGTCATCATCATCGGTGCCAAGGACGGCGCCCAGCTCGGCACGCAGGTGCAGGAAGCCCGCGACGCCGGCGCCATCGTCGTCGCGTACGACCGTCTCATCCTGAACTCCGACGCGGTCGACTACTACGTCGCCTTCGACAACTTCAAGGTCGGCCAGCTGCAGGGCCAGGCCCTGCTCGACGGTCTCGCCGCGAAGTTCCCGGACAAGGACACCTACAACATCGAGCTCTTCTCGGGCTCGTCGGACGACGCCAACGCCCCCGTCTTCTTCGAGGGTGCGATGGACGTTCTCCAGCCGAAGATCGACGACGGAACGCTCAAGGTCGTTTCCGGCCAGGTCGACATCGCCCAGACGGCGACCGACGGCTGGAAGCCCGAGAACGCTCAGCGCCGCATGGACACCCTGATGCAGGGCACGTACCAGTCGGAGACCGTCGACGGCGTCCTCTCGCCGAACGACACCCTCGCCCGCGCCATCATCACCTCGGTGCAGGATGCCGGACAGGCCGACCTTCCGATCGTCACCGGTCAGGACTCCGAGGCCGCCTCGATCCCGCTGATCATGTCGGGCGAGCAGTACTCGACCATCTACAAGGACACCCGCGCGCTCGTTCAGACCGCGATCGAGATGGCTCAGGCGCTGCAGGCCGGCGACGAGCCCGACACGACCGACGAGACGAACAACGGCAACGTTGACGTCGCGACGCTCTACCTCGAGCCGGTCATCGTCACCAAGGAGAACGCCGCTGAGGCGTACGCCGACAACGAGGAGCTTCTCGCCCTCGTCAACGGCTAA